A single genomic interval of Carassius carassius chromosome 24, fCarCar2.1, whole genome shotgun sequence harbors:
- the LOC132102708 gene encoding protein SOGA3-like isoform X2, whose product MNKSLKKESGMPAEPQPPPSEASPPPNRELQEEIERLEDENEYLTHEIEEMRAEMDEMRDTFYEEDACQLQDMRRELERAHKNCRILQYRLRKAERKRMRYAETGEFDGELLRSLEQDLKVAKDVSVRLHNELENEEEKRTKTEEENERLRQQLIEVEVTKQALQNELEKTKELSLKRRGKDVQKSEKRTPQTPAVEENEDLKCQLAFIKEEAILMRKKMAKIDKEKDRLEQELQKYRSFYGDVDSPLPKGEAGGPPTTRESELKLRLRLVEEEANILGRKIVELEVENRGLKAELEDMRGDELSGGTMDPSSREQSAVLSELRQQLQLVEDEAELLRRSLADVEEQNKKITNELNKLKYKAGSHEGSRFSSGAVDGAKVEALQEELKAARLQINELSGKVMQLQYENRVLLSNMQRYDLASHLGIRSSPRDSDAESDCGRRESDDDCSRLTPHRKREGPVGGESDSDEVRNIRCLTPTRSLYTPEGRYLSRGFRDRQQMMDICMEAERLSRTIDRLIVDTSTIIAEARIYATNGELFGRMDEDDEGGRIREHELLYRINAQMKAFRKELQNFIDRLEVPNPEDRETEEPLSVTHGTGSGHGFRHRLHQSFNQTQASSQKQMTAALHCLRSIIGEYCLCVLLTYYN is encoded by the exons ATGAACAAAAGCTTGAAGAAAGAAAGCGGCATGCCAGCGGAGCCACAGCCGCCTCCCTCAGAGGCCTCGCCTCCGCCGAACCGGGAGCTGCAGGAGGAGATCGAGAGACTGGAGGACGAGAACGAATACCTGACG CATGAAATTGAAGAAATGCGAGCGGAGATGGATGAAATGAGGGACACGTTCTATGAGGAAGACGCCTGTCAGTTACAGGACATGCGTCGTGAACTGGAGCGAGCCCATAAGAACTGCCGAATCCTTCAGTATCGCCTGCGAAAGGCAGAGAGGAAGAGAATGCGATACGCAGAAACCGGTGAATTTGACGGAGAACTGCTGAGGAGCCTGGAGCAAGACCTAAAG GTGGCCAAGGATGTGTCTGTGCGTCTGCACAACGAACTGGAGAATGAGGAGGAGAAACGAACGAAAACAGAAGAAGAGAATGAAAGACTGAGGCAACAGCTGATTGAAGTGGAGGTGACCAAACAGGCTTTACAAAATGAGCTGGAAAAGACCAAAGAG CTCTCTCTGAAACGAAGAGGAAAAGATGTACAGAAATCAGAGAAGAGGACTCCACAAACCCCTGCAGTG gaggaaaatgaAGATCTGAAATGCCAGTTGGCCTTCATCAAAGAAGAGGCTATCTTAATGCGGAAGAAAATGGCTAAGATAGACAAAGAGAAGGACCGTTTAGAGCAGGAGCTGCAGAAGTACCGCTCCTTTTACGGTGATGTAGACAGTCCTCTCCCAAAAGGTGAGGCCGGAGGTCCTCCAACCACCAGAGAGTCCGAGCTGAAGCTGCGTCTGCGGCTGGTGGAAGAAGAAGCCAATATATTAGGCCGCAAAATAGTGGAGCTGGAAGTGGAAAACCGTGGGCTGAAGGCGGAGCTGGAGGATATGCGCGGGGATGAGCTGTCTGGAGGGACGATGGACCCCTCGTCCAGAGAGCAGAGCGCGGTGCTCTCCGAACTCCGGCAGCAGCTTCAGTTAGTGGAGGACGAGGCTGAGCTCCTGCGCCGCAGCTTGGCTGACGTGGAAGAGCAGAATAAGAAGATAACCAACGAGCTCAACAAACTTAAATACAAGGCCGGGTCACACGAGGGATCGCGCTTTAGCAGTGGAGCAGTCGATGGGGCAAAAGTTGAAGCCCTGCAGGAAGAGCTGAAAGCCGCTAGGCTACAGATCAATGAACTGAGTGGGAAAGTGATGCAGCTGCAGTATGAAAACCGTGTGCTGCTGTCCAACATGCAGCGCTACGATCTGGCGTCTCACCTTGGCATCCGCAGCAGCCCGAGAGACAGCGACGCAGAGAGCGACTGCGGCCGCAGGGAAAGCGACGATGACTGCTCTCGTCTCACGCCGCATCGCAAACGTGAGGGTCCCGTCGGCGGAGAAAGTGACTCCGATGAGGTCCGCAACATCCGGTGCCTGACTCCCACTCGCTCCCTTTACACCCCAGAGGGACGTTATTTATCCAGAGGTTTCAGAGACCGCCAGCAGATGATGGATATCTGCATGGAGGCGGAGAGACTGAGCAGGACCATCGACAGACTCATCGTTGACACCAGCACTATCATCGCAGAGGCTCGTATTTACGCCACCAACGGAGAGCTGTTTGGAAGAATGGATGAGGATGACGAGGGCGGTCGGATACGAGAGCACGAGCTGCTCTACCGCATCAATGCTCAGATGAAAGCCTTCAGGAAGGAGCTGCAGAACTTCATCGACCGCCTGGAAGTCCCGAACCCAGAAGACCGAGAAACTGAAGAGCCTCTGTCA GTTACGCACGGTACAGGAAGTGGTCATGGTTTCAGGCACAGACTACATCAGTCATTCAACCAAACACAAGCTTCCTCTCAAAAACAGATGACAGCTGCGCTTCACTGCTTGCGTAGTATAATTGGTGAGTATTGTTTATGCGTCTTATTAACATATTACAATTAA
- the LOC132102708 gene encoding protein SOGA3-like isoform X1 produces MDSVENSSMKQQQRASSPARFRDSPSKAASRSASGKPGASRSGGKSSRSNSPVTVLTGKERHAAKGAAAVHATGAESPTLRRAEKTKSIEERSSSSEEPHTADELGPGSGAARVVSDQPSSSKSSQGKRETARADGGKQAAKRAVGCGPGFWREGCLQSELIQFHMNKSLKKESGMPAEPQPPPSEASPPPNRELQEEIERLEDENEYLTHEIEEMRAEMDEMRDTFYEEDACQLQDMRRELERAHKNCRILQYRLRKAERKRMRYAETGEFDGELLRSLEQDLKVAKDVSVRLHNELENEEEKRTKTEEENERLRQQLIEVEVTKQALQNELEKTKELSLKRRGKDVQKSEKRTPQTPAVEENEDLKCQLAFIKEEAILMRKKMAKIDKEKDRLEQELQKYRSFYGDVDSPLPKGEAGGPPTTRESELKLRLRLVEEEANILGRKIVELEVENRGLKAELEDMRGDELSGGTMDPSSREQSAVLSELRQQLQLVEDEAELLRRSLADVEEQNKKITNELNKLKYKAGSHEGSRFSSGAVDGAKVEALQEELKAARLQINELSGKVMQLQYENRVLLSNMQRYDLASHLGIRSSPRDSDAESDCGRRESDDDCSRLTPHRKREGPVGGESDSDEVRNIRCLTPTRSLYTPEGRYLSRGFRDRQQMMDICMEAERLSRTIDRLIVDTSTIIAEARIYATNGELFGRMDEDDEGGRIREHELLYRINAQMKAFRKELQNFIDRLEVPNPEDRETEEPLSMFQPIILLILILVLFSSLSYATIFKLVFLFTLFFVL; encoded by the exons ATGGACTCTGTGGAAAACAGCAGCAtgaagcagcagcagcgcgcgTCCTCGCCAGCCAGATTCAGAGACTCGCCGTCCAAAGCGGCGTCCAGAAGCGCGTCCGGCAAACCCGGCGCGTCGAGGAGCGGCGGTAAGAGCAGCCGCAGTAATTCTCCGGTCACTGTCCTCACCGGCAAAGAGCGACACGCGGCCAAAGGCGCGGCAGCTGTCCACGCCACTGGTGCTGAAAGCCCGACTCTGAGAAGGGCGGAGAAGACCAAGAGCATCGAGGAGCGCAgcagctcctctgaggaaccccACACCGCCGACGAGTTGGGCCCGGGCTCCGGTGCTGCTCGGGTGGTGTCCGATCAGCCGAGCTCCTCGAAATCCTCTCAGGGGAAAAGAGAGACCGCGAGAGCCGACGGAGGGAAGCAGGCGGCCAAGAGGGCTGTAGGATGCGGGCCGGGCTTCTGGAGGGAGGGGTGCTTGCAGTCTGAACTCATACAGTTTCACATGAACAAAAGCTTGAAGAAAGAAAGCGGCATGCCAGCGGAGCCACAGCCGCCTCCCTCAGAGGCCTCGCCTCCGCCGAACCGGGAGCTGCAGGAGGAGATCGAGAGACTGGAGGACGAGAACGAATACCTGACG CATGAAATTGAAGAAATGCGAGCGGAGATGGATGAAATGAGGGACACGTTCTATGAGGAAGACGCCTGTCAGTTACAGGACATGCGTCGTGAACTGGAGCGAGCCCATAAGAACTGCCGAATCCTTCAGTATCGCCTGCGAAAGGCAGAGAGGAAGAGAATGCGATACGCAGAAACCGGTGAATTTGACGGAGAACTGCTGAGGAGCCTGGAGCAAGACCTAAAG GTGGCCAAGGATGTGTCTGTGCGTCTGCACAACGAACTGGAGAATGAGGAGGAGAAACGAACGAAAACAGAAGAAGAGAATGAAAGACTGAGGCAACAGCTGATTGAAGTGGAGGTGACCAAACAGGCTTTACAAAATGAGCTGGAAAAGACCAAAGAG CTCTCTCTGAAACGAAGAGGAAAAGATGTACAGAAATCAGAGAAGAGGACTCCACAAACCCCTGCAGTG gaggaaaatgaAGATCTGAAATGCCAGTTGGCCTTCATCAAAGAAGAGGCTATCTTAATGCGGAAGAAAATGGCTAAGATAGACAAAGAGAAGGACCGTTTAGAGCAGGAGCTGCAGAAGTACCGCTCCTTTTACGGTGATGTAGACAGTCCTCTCCCAAAAGGTGAGGCCGGAGGTCCTCCAACCACCAGAGAGTCCGAGCTGAAGCTGCGTCTGCGGCTGGTGGAAGAAGAAGCCAATATATTAGGCCGCAAAATAGTGGAGCTGGAAGTGGAAAACCGTGGGCTGAAGGCGGAGCTGGAGGATATGCGCGGGGATGAGCTGTCTGGAGGGACGATGGACCCCTCGTCCAGAGAGCAGAGCGCGGTGCTCTCCGAACTCCGGCAGCAGCTTCAGTTAGTGGAGGACGAGGCTGAGCTCCTGCGCCGCAGCTTGGCTGACGTGGAAGAGCAGAATAAGAAGATAACCAACGAGCTCAACAAACTTAAATACAAGGCCGGGTCACACGAGGGATCGCGCTTTAGCAGTGGAGCAGTCGATGGGGCAAAAGTTGAAGCCCTGCAGGAAGAGCTGAAAGCCGCTAGGCTACAGATCAATGAACTGAGTGGGAAAGTGATGCAGCTGCAGTATGAAAACCGTGTGCTGCTGTCCAACATGCAGCGCTACGATCTGGCGTCTCACCTTGGCATCCGCAGCAGCCCGAGAGACAGCGACGCAGAGAGCGACTGCGGCCGCAGGGAAAGCGACGATGACTGCTCTCGTCTCACGCCGCATCGCAAACGTGAGGGTCCCGTCGGCGGAGAAAGTGACTCCGATGAGGTCCGCAACATCCGGTGCCTGACTCCCACTCGCTCCCTTTACACCCCAGAGGGACGTTATTTATCCAGAGGTTTCAGAGACCGCCAGCAGATGATGGATATCTGCATGGAGGCGGAGAGACTGAGCAGGACCATCGACAGACTCATCGTTGACACCAGCACTATCATCGCAGAGGCTCGTATTTACGCCACCAACGGAGAGCTGTTTGGAAGAATGGATGAGGATGACGAGGGCGGTCGGATACGAGAGCACGAGCTGCTCTACCGCATCAATGCTCAGATGAAAGCCTTCAGGAAGGAGCTGCAGAACTTCATCGACCGCCTGGAAGTCCCGAACCCAGAAGACCGAGAAACTGAAGAGCCTCTGTCA ATGTTTCAACCAATTATTTTGCTTATTCTCATCCTTGTCTTATTTTCATCTTTATCATATGCCACTATTTTCAAGCTAGTCTTTCTTTTCACTCTTTTCTTTGTTCTGTAG